Part of the Oncorhynchus masou masou isolate Uvic2021 chromosome 24, UVic_Omas_1.1, whole genome shotgun sequence genome is shown below.
AGGTCCTATTCTGCTCCTAACTCTCTAGTGTCCTTCAAACCCTCTCTCCCTTGACTTTTACCACTGCTCAATGCTGCATGGTTTTTCATACATCTCCAGAGATTCTCCTCAAGCTACAGTTTAGTTTTGCCATGGCTGAAAGCGTAAACTCTGGTGAATACTGAATTGAGTTGTATTTTTCTGACACGTGAATGACGCACCAGACTAAAGCCATGTGATGAGGTGGCCCAACGCTGCCTACCCTCATCTATCACCCTCAGCATATCTGCTGCACTACTCAgaaatactgctgctgctactgagaAATATGACAAGAAGCTATTTTCAACCCTTCATGCATGTCTTGAACCTTATGAAGAATATTGTACGTCTGGTATTTTTAATGACATTTTAAGTGCAGAAGAGAATGAAGTATAATGAATGATAAGATGGAGATTCCATGCAGAGAAGCTAGAGTAGAGATCCCTGCCTGCAAGTATAAAAGTTTTTCTTTCTCTCAGATGGTGCCTGGTATGATCCCTGGTGGCCTCCACTCTGCAGCGCCTCGATGAGACAATACCCACAATGCACCTGGCACAGCGGAGGACTGCACCAAGCCTGGCTCAACCAATCAGCTGCCAGCCGGCCTAACTACTTCAGAAACCATTGGAAGACCACCTCTTTCCTCTCCTGACCCGGTGTTCTCTGGTTGATCCTCTTTTTCCTTTCCCGCTCGCCCTTCATTTCCTTGTACTCTCTCCCAAACACTTACAATCGTTGTGATAAAGAATCTCTGAACTACAGACCACATCTGCAACCTTTTTTCTGGGAGACATTTTCAACGTCTGTGCAGAGGCCGTGGTCTTTGCTGCCATGGCGATCTAACAGATTTAATTTAGACGACAAATGGAACGACAACAACCACCACCGTTATCGCCATGGTTACTACTTATCATCCATGGCACTTTGTCAATAGACACCAATTTCTACTACCACAGTACATTACTAAATAACCCTAATCGATAAATCTGATATGAAAAGAGCTAATCGATTGCGGCTCTATTTGAAATGGATCGATTTTGGTTTTTCATTTGTACTTATTTACAGACCTCTTCTCTGACCACCAGCAGGCTTTTGTTTTCACAGCCCTGATCTGTAACTCTAAAGCCATTTGTAATATATACTATTTGCATGTTTTAACACTGGACATCCCTTTGACCAAGCTGAGGTGTATGAGTCAGGTGGAGGGTTTCAACTCTAAACCACAATTGAAGTATTTTCTTTATGGGGTTCTATGATCAACATCCCTCAAGTTGTATGTGTTATGGCGGAGCCCCTGTTAAGGTTTCCTCTTCTCACACTGAGTCAGACTGCGTCATGGTCTACTGTACAGATCTACATTCTCATTCTGTTATTTGTATTGTTTCTAGGCTgtgaaattgtattttaatgAAGATGTGAAATGTTTCAGCTTTTTCCCTTTTTGGTTTCCTTATTGTGGTGAATTTGGGTTTCTGACCGTAGGTCTCACTTGGGGCTGCTCTAAAGTGGGACATCACTGTCCTATAATCTGTTTTgggctgtcaatcattgtctgtTCCCAGGCTTTTGCCTTGTCTGTCCACAAAGATGAAGTGCAGGATCGTTTTAGTTGGAGTTCCTCAAATACACCAGATACCCAGAGACTTAAGTGTCTGTTAAATGGCTGCCATTTTAAACTATTTGTTTTGAGTGTGAATGGAGTTTTTATATCAAAGGCTCACAATTACTTACTGGCTCCATGTGAACACTGGTGTTATTTTTACATGTTTTGAGAAGTAAAATGGTCCTGCACTGATGTGGCTAGAAGCAGTTGACTAAACTGCTGTCATTACTTCATCTATTCCCTGATAAAAGAACCGATTTACACTTCTCTTGGGTGGGCTATGGCCTTGGACGTTCCAGTTGATGGTCgtgttcccctgctcagacgttgcatgcatcGACCAGTGATTGCATGCCACATCAGGTACCTGATTGCGATAATGTGATTAGCTGATGCGTTGTAAGATCTAGCATGCGTCGGCAAGGCCTGGGCAGAGTCACACGCCATGTCTTTACTGGTTCTCAGCAAAGAGTGGAGCGAGAGTTTGGGATATTCAATTTGACCTCTGAGGATAATTTCAATCAGCAAGATGAGATTTAAGGGCGGGCACAGCTGAACTGTTGCCATGGTTCAgctctacaggactgttttaaTGCAGACCTCATTATTGACTAGTCATTGCTGGTTTGACTCATGGCCAGTTTGGTCAATCACTGACTCACCCTCCAATGTGTAATTAACTAAGCTACCAGCTCTAAGAATATTCCTTTATCTCCCATTTGTGTACTTTTAAAAACTGTAAATAAATGAAGTACTTTGTGTACTACCCTGTGTGCTTTCATTTTCAAATGTTATTTTTTGTATGTATGGATGTTTTAATGTCTACCACCAGACATGCACACTATGATTGCCCTAAACTGGGACACCTGATGGGAAGAGAAAGACACCCAAAAGACAAGTGGAGATGAAGGACTGTGACCCATCCTGGGGAAGCCTCACCAAGAAGATTAAGATAATGGGTGTAATGCCAACCTAGAGATGGTGCTAGTGGGGCATCTATCTAGGATATATAAACAGGTGCATTAGGAGTGTCTGATTCAGATGTTGTGGCCTGTCACATGTAATACCTGAGTAAATGATTATGCTTGCATTTTACTTAACTCTCCGACGCTAGTTATTCACATACAcataacatggtgtcagaagtgtGAACCCAAAGCCAAGCACTAAGGGATAAGGTATGTGGACAATGTAATCACTATCGGATAAACGCAAACAAGTGAGCGAGGACGACAAGCCTGCAGTGTCAGTCAAATTCCGGTGCCAAGCGCCATGGATATGAAAGGCGATTTGTATCAAAATAACCCGTTTTTCCGTGGTCAGTAGGAAAATTCTGAAATTCCTACAGGTTTAGATAAAAATGAGCGTCATATGCTTCAGCGTCACCTAGATCTGGGGGAAGAGGATAGAGCAAATCCAAAGACAATCCTTGACATTTTACAAAGACATTTTGAACCCACTCGTAATGTGATTTATGAAATATTTGTTTTTAACACGTGAACAAACTCAAGCAGAGATGTCTGGTCAATATGTTATGAGGCTGCGTCAATTGTCTGATTTATGTGATATCGGGTCAATGAGAGACGAAATGATCAGAGACAGACTTGTGATTGGCTGTAAAGGTAAGAGCAAGTATGCCAGGCGAACCCCAATTTACGCTGACCAAAGCCATATATATATGTAGCGCAAGCGAACAGATCCAATTTTAAAAAATTAACAGAATCTCAATTATGCCACTCGGAACAAATAGAGAGAATGTCGATAAAAAATGGAAACAATTCATCAAACAGTGATAAGGCAGAAAAATACTAAACATGGGTGCATGTACTGTGGATCAACACATGCAAATGCCCCACATATTGGGTTATATGCACATTCTGTCGAATGAAATTAAACATTTTGCTAAAGTGTGCAGACAGAGACAAGGTAAGCCTGTCAATCTGCTAGAACATGATACATGCAGTGAGCATAATGCTGATGAAGAAGTGGACATGCTACACATGACAGACTTTGAACAATTATGTTCAAAGTTGCAAAGATAAATGATAACTGATTTAATCCAAGCAGCACTATCAAACGCCAGCCAGACAGTGGCTCAACTGTTAATATACTCAACTACAGAGACTTTATGCAAGTACTGCAGGATGGAGAGGCAAAGCCACAACCAAGCAAGGTATGATGGCTCGGTTATTACACCAGTAGGGGAGTGTGAACTACAAGCCGATCATGATGGGGAAATGTGCTAAAATTCCAAGTGGTGAAAACCTTGCAaaagcctctcctttcagcagaaACATGTGAAAAGCTTTTAAGTTGCTACAGCTCAAACACCAACATTCATCATGTCAGCAGCACTAAAGAAAAACAAAAGGCCCCATCAGACTTGAACACCTGAGGCAATACTGAAACAGTTTGAGGACGTTTTTGAAGGGATGGGGGCTGCCAGGTGAGCTTCACCTGGTGGTGGATGAGTCTGTTAGACCAGTTCAACAGGGCAGCACTACCAACAATTTGTCACCTGCAATATCGGACAAATGAGACAGTATATGCTCTACAGGCTGAGGTTGAAGATGTGAACCATGCTACTGATCAAAACATCTCCCCGCAGACACAGGATGATATAATAAATCTCATTCAACAGAGGACAAGACTTCTTGAATGCTTCCGTTTTTTATCCTAAGAGGCTGGCCGGACACAAGAAAGAGTACACCCATCCTGTTTAGGGACTACTGGACATACAGAGACAAACTCACAATGCAGGAAGAGGTCGTCTACAAAGGCGACAGAATGGTAGTGCCAGAAACTCTACGCCCAATGATTCTCTCTCGTATCCATGCTGGGCACTCAGGGGTCGAAGCCAGTCTCAGGAAAGCCAGAGACTCAGTATTCTGGCCCAACATGACCCAAGAAATTAAACATTTCGTGGCTGTGTGCAGCATATGTAATGCTAATCTACCTAAGCAGCAAAAGGAAACGCTGCAGCCACATGACATGCCAACACGTCCTTGATCTAAAGTGGGAATGGATCTGTTCACAGTAAAGAACGTTCCTTTTCTGATTATAGTGGACTACTATTCAGATTTTTAGGAGGTGAAGAAAGTGATTGACACAACAGCTGCTTGCATCATCGACTATTGTAAGCAGCAGTTTAGCAGATATGACATACCTGACAGTGGTGTAATTACGGATAATGGGCCCCAGTTCACGAGTCAAGACTTTGCATTGTTTGCAAAAGCCTAGGAGTTCCATCATGTGACGTCCTCACCCTACCAGAGTCAGTAAAGGTAAGGCAGAGTCAGCAGTGAAAATAGCAAAGACTATGCAGGAAGACACAGATGTGTGACAAGCCATTTTGGCATAGAGAAATGTGCCCAGTTCAGGAGAGCATAGGGCATAGGAGGGCCACATGGGAAGGCCACTGTGAATATCTTCGAGATGGTGTGGGCAGGACACATAATGAGGAGACGGGGAAGATCTCTGCCAACCATGCCTTCACAATTTCAGGAGGCtgtggaagaggaaggagaggctCCCAGAGGTGCCCAACATCCCAGAGGTGCCAGGAGATGACCTGAGGATACCAGAGGTGCCCAACATCCCAGGAGTGCCAGGAGAGGACCTGAGGATACCAGAGGTGCCCAACATCCCAGAGAAGGCAGGAGAGGACCTGAGGATACCAGAGGTGCCCAACATCCCAGTGGTGGCAGGAGAGGACCTGAGGATACCAGAGGTGCCCAACATCCCAGAGGTGGCAGGAGAGGACCTGAGGATACCAGAGGTGCCCAACATCCCAGAGGTGGCAGGAGAGGACCTGAGGATACCAGAGGTGCCCAACATCCCAGGAGTGCCAGGAGAGGACCTGAGGATACCAGAGGTGCCCAACATCCCAGAGGTGGCAGGAGAGGACCTGAGGATACCAGAGGTGCCCAACATCCCAGTGGTGGCAGGAGAGGACCTGAGGATACCAGAGGTGCCCAACATCCCAGAGGTGGCAGGAGAGGACCTGAGGATACCAGAGGTGCCCAACATCCCAGAGGTGGCAGGAGAGGACCTGAGGATACCAGAGGTGCCCAACATCCCAGAGGTGGCAGGAGAGGACATGAGGATACCAGAGGTGCCCAACATCTGTCATAAGGTGTCATAAGGTGGCTGTGTCATCAGGAGGCtgtggaagaggaaggagaggctCCCAGAGGTGCCCAACATCCCAGAGGTGCCAGGAGAGGACCTGAGGATACCAGAGGTGCCCAACATCCCAGAGGTGCCAGGAGAAGACATGAGGATACCAGAGGTGCCCAACATCCCAGGAGTGCCAGGAGAGGACCTGAGGATACCAGAGGTGCCCAACATCCCAGAGGTGCCAGGAGAGGACCTGAGGATACCAGAGGTGCCCAACATCCCAGAGGTGCCAGGAGAAGACATGAGGATACCAGAGGTGCCCAACATCCCAGAGGTGCCAGGAGAGGACCTGAGGACACCAGAGGTGCCCAATATGCTATCAGTGCGACACACTAGGGCAAAGACTAACATTTTCACTGTGGTATTAAAATGGTATGAAGTGCTTGAGCTAATTCTATATGAAAAGGATTATGTTAAGATAATGGGCATAATGTCAACCCATAGATGGTGCTAGTGGGGCACCTATCTAGGATATATAAACAGGTGCATTATGAGTGTCTGATTAGGATATTGGGACCTGTAACATGTAATACCTGAGTAAATGATTATACTTGCATTTTACCTAACTCACCGACGTGTGTTATTCACATAAAGGACTGTGACCCGACCTGGGGAACCCTCACCAAGAAGGACTGTGACCCGACCTGGGGAACCCTCACCAAGAAGGACTGTGACCCGACCTGGGGAACCCTCACCAAGAAGGACTGTGACCCGACCTGGGGAACCCTCACCAAGAAGGACTGTGACCCGACCTGGGGAATCCTCACCAAGGCTGCAGACCGGAAGCAGTGGTGCGCTCTTGTGGACTCctcaggtacctcaacacacacagATGATTTAGTGAGTTAGTAAATGTTTATCACCCTGTTTGAGATGATCTGCTTGATCAGGGGTATTGAAATCTTACCCTACAAGGTCCAGACTACTGTTGGTTTTCTCATTAATTGCTGCCACCTGGTGTCTTAAGCCTAAATGAGTCCCTGATAAGAGGGGAAGAATGACATTAAGCAGTGGAACTGTCTTTAAGGTTCCAACATTTATTATCATAGTCAAATACAAACCACTCCTGTATTCACAACCATTGACTCATAAAGGGCGATTTTGGACAGCCTTGAACATTCTCCTGGTGCTGTACCTCAACAAAAAAAGATGATTCTGCTGACTGAGATACCCTACGAAGTGTGTTTACCATGGTTCTCAAGCCGATCTCAATGTCTAGGTGCCAATCCCATCTGAAGTGATTAAGGGCCGTTGTTTATTTGGCACATTGTGCTACCACCAAGACTTCCTCCATCTATGGTACTAAATACAACACATCCTGCCTACGAGGATTGGAGAGTAGGCCTTGGATTAAACACTCACTAACATGTTTGTGTTTCCATTCCCGATAGAGCATCTAAAGAGAGTCAACATGCTCACTATCAAGCTTTAAAGAACCAGCCACTTTCTCCACAGAACAGATATTTATTGGGATGGCATAGGAACACGTCAAGAAGCAGCCGTATCTCAGAAGAATATGAATAGAATTAGTCCACATGAACGTTTGACATTCAACCATGAGGATGCTCGTG
Proteins encoded:
- the LOC135511356 gene encoding uncharacterized protein LOC135511356 gives rise to the protein MGAARRLWKRKERLPEVPNIPEVPGDDLRIPEVPNIPGVPGEDLRIPEVPNIPEKAGEDLRIPEVPNIPVVAGEDLRIPEVPNIPEVAGEDLRIPEVPNIPEVAGEDLRIPEVPNIPGVPGEDLRIPEVPNIPEVAGEDLRIPEVPNIPVVAGEDLRIPEVPNIPEVAGEDLRIPEVPNIPEVAGEDLRIPEVPNIPEVAGEDMRIPEVRLWKRKERLPEVPNIPEVPGEDLRIPEVPNIPEVPGEDMRIPEVPNIPGVPGEDLRIPEVPNIPEVPGEDLRIPEVPNIPEVPGEDMRIPEVPNIPEVPGEDLRTPEVPNMLSDIGTCNM